From Candidatus Woesearchaeota archaeon, one genomic window encodes:
- a CDS encoding DUF6516 family protein produces MKTLIDDLNEFYSEKVRLVKTLMKRESVNEYPELLKWKLQMLFFDGKEWVEICRIDNYPHEIQKGSHIHVYGKEDVKRAEMTFQEADKVIKEISARILKEKFNEDI; encoded by the coding sequence ATGAAGACTCTCATTGACGACCTTAACGAGTTTTACAGTGAAAAGGTAAGGCTCGTAAAGACTCTTATGAAGAGGGAATCTGTCAATGAATACCCTGAGCTTTTGAAATGGAAACTTCAAATGCTCTTTTTTGACGGAAAAGAGTGGGTAGAGATTTGCAGGATTGACAACTATCCGCATGAAATCCAAAAAGGAAGCCACATTCATGTTTACGGGAAAGAAGATGTGAAAAGAGCCGAAATGACTTTCCAAGAAGCAGATAAGGTAATAAAAGAAATTAGCGCAAGAATATTGAAAGAAAAGTTTAACGAAGATATTTAG
- a CDS encoding GNAT family N-acetyltransferase has translation MLKNHHNAVNDGNIPPISAGWFLTEAKTKEEMLQVIFLRRKVLVSENRYSILKSEPDKYDLTSKIYVAKQGNKVIGTARVRKEGNIYRIQRMAVCKNYRKKGMGIRIIKKILKDFINKRIYLMSPKSSVSFYEQFGFKNVRIFHPVFDWWQKANLFVCGKF, from the coding sequence ATGCTCAAGAACCACCATAATGCTGTAAATGACGGCAACATTCCACCCATCTCTGCTGGGTGGTTCTTGACAGAAGCAAAAACAAAAGAAGAAATGCTGCAAGTCATTTTTCTGAGAAGAAAAGTGCTTGTTTCTGAAAATAGATATTCAATACTGAAATCAGAGCCTGATAAATATGATCTTACTTCAAAAATCTATGTCGCTAAACAAGGCAATAAAGTGATTGGAACTGCCAGAGTAAGAAAAGAAGGGAACATTTACAGGATACAAAGAATGGCCGTATGTAAAAATTACAGGAAAAAAGGTATGGGAATAAGAATAATCAAAAAAATTCTTAAAGATTTTATAAACAAAAGAATCTATTTGATGAGTCCCAAGTCATCTGTTTCGTTTTATGAACAATTCGGCTTTAAAAATGTCAGAATTTTCCATCCAGTCTTTGACTGGTGGCAGAAAGCCAACCTTTTTGTATGTGGAAAATTCTGA
- a CDS encoding MBL fold metallo-hydrolase, whose translation MTSLTFYGGAGEIGGNKILLEDKGVKIYLDFGQCFHFGEDFFYEYLEPRSANGMEVYFEFDLIPKVPKLYSEDMLRLADLKYEKPDVDGIVISHSHSDHNSHIQFIDPAIPVFMGHGTKQLLDIYQFLYPQFQKYGEHISLKTFKSGETFKIKHIEITPIHVEHSVPGAYGFIIKTSKGNIAYTGDLRLHGPKKEFTEEFIAKAAAAKPYLLLCEGTRMNYETEHNMAEEEVNKKIDQIVKNSKGTVFAYFSMSNVDRFNSVYKAAVDNKRIMVVDTRLAYIMSQMKDKVDFPDPLTDPNIRIYFRISKSCGFKDTDYYKWEREYCSKMITYKDIQKNPKEYVMFLGFFKLMELVYIQPKNADFIYSMSEHFLEGEDNEEMKTVLENWMKHFKINFHKAHCSGHASKQDIIKIVTEIKPKMVIPIHTENAEAFKEFHNNVKIVKNGEKIII comes from the coding sequence ATGACATCACTAACATTTTACGGAGGAGCAGGAGAGATCGGAGGAAACAAGATCCTATTGGAAGACAAAGGAGTGAAGATCTATCTTGATTTTGGCCAGTGCTTCCATTTCGGGGAAGATTTCTTCTATGAATATTTAGAGCCAAGATCAGCCAATGGGATGGAAGTTTATTTTGAGTTTGATCTTATACCGAAAGTGCCAAAACTGTACAGCGAAGATATGCTCAGGCTGGCAGACCTGAAGTATGAAAAGCCCGATGTTGATGGAATTGTAATATCGCATTCCCATTCAGACCATAACAGCCACATTCAGTTTATTGATCCAGCTATTCCTGTCTTTATGGGCCATGGCACCAAACAGCTGCTCGATATATACCAGTTTCTGTATCCCCAGTTCCAGAAATACGGCGAGCATATCAGCCTGAAAACATTTAAGTCAGGCGAAACATTCAAAATAAAGCACATTGAGATAACGCCAATTCATGTTGAGCATTCTGTTCCGGGAGCTTATGGCTTTATCATTAAAACTTCAAAAGGGAATATTGCATATACAGGCGACTTGAGGCTGCATGGTCCCAAAAAAGAATTCACTGAGGAATTTATTGCAAAAGCCGCTGCAGCAAAGCCTTATCTGCTATTATGCGAAGGAACGCGGATGAATTATGAAACAGAGCATAATATGGCTGAAGAGGAAGTGAATAAGAAGATTGACCAGATAGTTAAAAATTCAAAAGGCACTGTTTTCGCGTATTTTTCAATGTCCAATGTGGACAGGTTTAATTCTGTTTACAAGGCTGCTGTTGATAATAAAAGGATCATGGTGGTTGACACCAGGCTGGCTTACATCATGTCGCAGATGAAGGATAAAGTTGATTTCCCGGATCCTCTGACAGATCCCAATATAAGGATTTATTTCAGGATTTCAAAAAGCTGCGGGTTTAAAGATACAGATTATTACAAATGGGAAAGGGAATACTGCTCAAAGATGATCACATACAAAGATATCCAGAAAAACCCAAAAGAATATGTCATGTTTCTCGGATTCTTCAAGCTGATGGAGTTGGTCTATATCCAGCCTAAAAACGCTGATTTCATATATTCCATGTCAGAGCATTTTCTTGAAGGGGAAGATAATGAGGAAATGAAAACTGTCCTGGAGAACTGGATGAAGCATTTTAAAATAAATTTCCACAAAGCGCATTGCTCAGGCCATGCCTCTAAGCAGGATATTATTAAGATTGTAACTGAGATAAAGCCCAAGATGGTGATCCCAATTCACACAGAGAACGCTGAAGCATTTAAAGAGTTTCACAATAACGTTAAGATTGTGAAGAACGGGGAGAAGATAATTATTTGA
- a CDS encoding phosphotyrosine protein phosphatase, with product MNILFICNQNQNRSKTAERLFKDRFQTKSAGLYNENPVTKKQIQWADIVVTMEDAQRSEIAKRFPEEYMQKRIISMNIPDIYHFDQPELKELLKSKLDESILQTVQ from the coding sequence ATGAACATCCTTTTCATCTGCAACCAAAACCAAAATCGAAGCAAAACTGCTGAACGTCTTTTCAAAGACAGGTTCCAGACTAAATCCGCTGGATTGTATAATGAAAATCCAGTAACAAAAAAGCAGATTCAATGGGCTGATATTGTAGTGACTATGGAAGACGCCCAAAGATCTGAGATAGCTAAACGCTTTCCTGAAGAATACATGCAAAAACGCATCATTTCCATGAATATTCCGGATATTTACCATTTTGATCAGCCTGAGCTTAAAGAGCTGCTAAAATCTAAGTTAGACGAGTCCATTCTTCAAACTGTGCAATAG
- the csa3 gene encoding CRISPR-associated CARF protein Csa3, translated as MPTTLISTIHKGDAVEIAVYKFSPDKLILLDSKTADPTKKAGIERIKSKFKRIDVAVEKIEIYNIPEIVARVCQLIDDEAKLGNEIIIHISESRKTQSIASMFAGFIKKDKIKGIYYIEEETADLVPMPLLDFKLNNTKTAILKAIKAGSKTPRQILKKVSKSTAMVYAHIKDLKKDGYIKEGEELALTPSGEICALQPQ; from the coding sequence ATGCCAACAACATTAATATCAACAATCCATAAAGGCGATGCAGTTGAAATTGCAGTCTATAAGTTCTCTCCTGACAAGCTCATTCTGCTGGATTCAAAGACAGCAGATCCAACGAAGAAAGCAGGCATAGAAAGGATAAAGAGCAAATTCAAAAGAATAGATGTGGCTGTTGAAAAGATTGAAATTTACAATATTCCTGAGATTGTAGCAAGGGTGTGTCAGCTGATTGATGATGAAGCAAAGCTTGGGAATGAGATAATCATCCATATTTCTGAATCAAGAAAAACGCAGAGCATTGCTTCAATGTTCGCTGGATTTATCAAAAAAGACAAGATAAAAGGCATTTATTACATTGAGGAGGAAACAGCTGATCTTGTTCCTATGCCTCTGCTTGATTTCAAGCTCAATAATACAAAAACAGCCATTTTGAAGGCAATTAAAGCCGGATCTAAAACACCAAGGCAGATTCTTAAAAAAGTCAGCAAATCAACTGCGATGGTTTATGCGCATATAAAAGATCTGAAAAAAGACGGCTATATTAAAGAAGGGGAGGAGCTTGCGCTTACTCCGTCAGGAGAGATCTGCGCGCTTCAGCCGCAATAG
- a CDS encoding MBL fold metallo-hydrolase — protein sequence MIVKICENVYKLSVDSNVYLLENEKIVVDTGPRSQRSELLRFLDKVVPLDEVKKVYFTHLHYDHIGNFDLFANAEFFAGAAEIEDFNRDKKAAILDDDMVQKFNVELKAAVSDELFQIIETPGHTRGSICLFYPKQFVLFTGDTLFNKKMLGRTDLPTSVPSKIKKSLVKLLGYNFKILAPGHDY from the coding sequence ATGATTGTTAAGATTTGCGAGAATGTGTATAAGCTAAGTGTTGACTCGAATGTTTATCTTCTTGAGAATGAGAAGATTGTGGTTGATACAGGACCCAGAAGCCAGAGAAGTGAGTTGTTGAGATTTCTGGATAAAGTTGTGCCTTTAGATGAGGTGAAGAAGGTTTATTTTACTCATTTGCATTACGATCATATCGGGAATTTTGATTTGTTTGCGAATGCAGAGTTTTTTGCCGGTGCTGCTGAGATTGAGGATTTTAATAGAGATAAAAAAGCGGCAATATTGGATGATGATATGGTGCAGAAGTTTAATGTTGAATTAAAAGCTGCTGTTTCTGATGAGCTTTTTCAAATAATTGAAACACCAGGGCATACACGCGGATCAATATGCTTGTTTTATCCGAAGCAGTTTGTTTTGTTTACAGGCGATACATTGTTCAATAAGAAGATGCTTGGCAGAACTGATCTGCCGACTTCTGTGCCGTCTAAGATCAAGAAATCGCTTGTGAAATTGCTTGGGTATAATTTCAAGATACTGGCGCCAGGGCATGATTACTAA
- a CDS encoding nucleotidyltransferase domain-containing protein produces MIFTKTEIKVLELFVSRILDSFMIREVSRLIKKDLKIVHTSMKKLKAEEFFIEEKGGLRLNYRKNIGDLAYIENIRKEDFFKKHDLIKIHIKTFLKKCSGKFFVLLVFGTYAAGKETKKSDIDLLAILPSENEKFERELKSGLSVLNKKFHISIIGEESFKEMLSKRDEMNVVNETFNNHVMLYGAEQYYALLGERDVR; encoded by the coding sequence ATGATATTCACCAAAACCGAAATAAAAGTGCTTGAATTGTTTGTTTCCAGGATTTTAGATAGTTTTATGATTAGGGAAGTTTCAAGATTAATTAAAAAGGATTTGAAAATAGTCCATACTTCTATGAAGAAGTTAAAGGCAGAAGAATTTTTCATAGAAGAGAAGGGCGGCTTAAGGCTGAATTACAGAAAAAATATCGGGGATTTGGCCTATATCGAGAACATTAGGAAAGAGGATTTTTTCAAGAAGCACGATTTAATCAAAATTCACATTAAGACTTTTCTTAAGAAATGCTCTGGCAAGTTTTTTGTTTTGCTTGTTTTTGGAACATATGCGGCTGGAAAGGAAACTAAAAAATCCGATATTGACTTATTGGCCATCCTGCCTTCTGAAAATGAAAAATTTGAAAGAGAATTAAAGTCCGGATTATCGGTTTTGAATAAAAAGTTTCATATCAGCATTATTGGTGAAGAAAGTTTTAAAGAGATGCTTAGCAAAAGGGATGAAATGAATGTTGTTAATGAAACGTTTAATAATCATGTGATGTTATACGGGGCTGAGCAATACTATGCGCTTTTAGGTGAGAGAGATGTTAGATGA
- a CDS encoding DUF2080 family transposase-associated protein — translation MIQTRVVQQIGNGGHIYLPKELVGQKVAVNLVEKTMEDIEEEILNMLKPHLKHIEGIYLHGSYARNEQTSGSDIDVLVITDGKIEMKKRVNEYEIISATSEQIEKTINNNAVLILPMLKEAKPILNQQLMEKYKNEKLTKKNTRWYIETTESSLKLAKDWIADKDIGSIPNIVYPLILRLRGVYLIESLIHNRGYSNKGIMNYLIKKGISHDKAEQLYKMYREHRDNKTISENVVNYGDIERLYDVVYKYYLEVKSLWEKLK, via the coding sequence ATGATCCAAACAAGAGTAGTGCAGCAGATAGGGAATGGAGGCCACATCTACCTGCCAAAGGAACTGGTAGGCCAAAAAGTAGCAGTCAATCTGGTGGAAAAAACCATGGAAGACATTGAAGAAGAAATACTGAACATGCTAAAACCGCACCTCAAGCATATAGAGGGAATTTACCTGCACGGATCTTACGCAAGGAATGAGCAAACATCAGGCTCAGATATAGATGTCTTAGTAATAACAGACGGAAAAATAGAGATGAAAAAGAGAGTAAACGAATATGAGATTATTTCTGCTACATCGGAGCAGATAGAAAAAACAATAAACAACAATGCCGTCCTTATACTGCCGATGCTGAAAGAAGCAAAACCAATATTAAATCAGCAATTGATGGAAAAATACAAAAATGAAAAGCTTACGAAGAAAAATACAAGATGGTACATTGAAACAACAGAAAGTTCATTAAAACTTGCCAAGGACTGGATTGCTGATAAAGATATTGGCAGCATTCCCAATATAGTATACCCGCTGATTTTAAGATTAAGAGGGGTATACCTTATTGAATCGCTAATCCATAACAGAGGCTATTCCAATAAAGGCATTATGAATTATTTAATTAAAAAAGGCATCTCTCATGATAAAGCAGAACAGCTTTATAAAATGTACAGGGAACATAGGGATAACAAAACCATTTCTGAAAATGTAGTAAATTACGGAGATATAGAAAGATTATATGATGTAGTTTACAAATATTATTTAGAGGTAAAATCATTATGGGAAAAGCTAAAATAA
- a CDS encoding HAD-IA family hydrolase, translating to MIKAILFDLDMTLVDFMKFKKKASDAAAKAMVKAGLQMDPVEAEKELFSRYIKDIEGETIFQEFLKDHNAFSEKTFAAALNAYLITKYKFLKPYSKAKETLLKLREKGLKLGIVTDAPKLKAYMRLDATGLVDFFDFVVGFEDTNEHKPSSLPFKRALEILNVDAADVLMVGDWPERDIKGAKEAGMKTCLARYGYDQHKQGEFVEADYEIKKIENILRVVEKIKIEDKK from the coding sequence ATGATTAAGGCAATTTTGTTTGACTTGGACATGACTTTGGTTGATTTCATGAAATTCAAGAAGAAAGCGTCAGATGCAGCAGCAAAGGCAATGGTCAAGGCTGGGTTGCAGATGGATCCTGTTGAAGCTGAGAAGGAATTGTTTTCCCGTTATATAAAAGATATCGAAGGCGAAACAATTTTTCAGGAGTTTTTGAAGGATCACAATGCCTTTTCTGAAAAGACATTTGCAGCTGCTTTGAATGCTTATTTGATCACAAAGTACAAATTCCTGAAGCCTTATTCCAAAGCAAAGGAAACATTATTGAAGCTCAGAGAGAAAGGCCTGAAGCTCGGTATTGTGACAGATGCCCCCAAATTAAAGGCATATATGCGATTAGATGCCACTGGATTGGTTGATTTTTTTGATTTTGTTGTTGGCTTTGAAGATACAAATGAGCACAAGCCGTCATCGCTTCCTTTTAAGAGGGCGCTGGAAATATTGAATGTTGATGCTGCTGATGTTTTAATGGTCGGAGACTGGCCTGAAAGAGACATAAAAGGAGCAAAGGAAGCCGGAATGAAGACCTGCCTTGCAAGATACGGGTATGATCAGCACAAGCAGGGAGAATTTGTGGAAGCGGATTATGAGATAAAGAAGATTGAAAATATATTGAGAGTTGTGGAGAAAATAAAGATTGAGGATAAAAAATGA
- a CDS encoding DUF5658 family protein, producing MKSKIRYLYVFSALFIFDVITTLINNPASEINPIIKALWLKNPLYMLLFKLFLLLIIAGAYAFALKFGTTRQINTFHNVLKIGIVAYVIIAILNILNFVNVF from the coding sequence ATGAAATCGAAAATAAGATATCTTTATGTTTTTTCAGCCTTGTTTATTTTTGATGTAATAACCACGCTGATCAATAATCCCGCCAGCGAGATAAATCCGATTATAAAAGCCCTCTGGCTGAAAAACCCGCTTTATATGTTATTGTTCAAGCTGTTTCTTTTGCTCATCATAGCAGGCGCATATGCCTTTGCATTGAAATTTGGGACAACAAGGCAGATCAATACTTTCCACAATGTGCTGAAGATTGGAATTGTGGCTTATGTGATAATTGCGATTCTCAATATATTGAATTTTGTGAATGTGTTTTGA
- a CDS encoding HTH domain-containing protein: protein MKIEIVENIREKMKIDNKYVGNILKGKKIDGKRAEKTIVITPEIFSKIFSPERIKLMLKIKRNNIKNIYQLAKQLNRKYEAVYRDIKLLEGLGIIKLKDKDRKKIPLMDEPITIPELAAC from the coding sequence ATGAAAATCGAAATTGTAGAAAACATAAGGGAAAAGATGAAAATAGACAATAAATATGTCGGGAATATTTTAAAAGGCAAAAAAATAGATGGAAAAAGAGCGGAAAAAACAATAGTCATAACTCCCGAAATATTCTCTAAGATCTTTTCCCCGGAAAGAATAAAATTGATGTTGAAAATAAAAAGAAATAATATAAAAAACATTTACCAATTGGCAAAGCAGCTTAACAGAAAGTATGAGGCAGTTTACAGGGATATCAAGCTTTTGGAAGGCCTTGGGATCATAAAATTGAAAGACAAGGACAGGAAAAAGATCCCCCTTATGGACGAGCCCATTACAATACCTGAATTGGCAGCTTGTTAA
- a CDS encoding DEAD/DEAH box helicase: MIKDFVPRLYQETIFATASRKNTLVVLPTGMGKTNIFLMLAAHRLTQFPNSKILFIGPTRPLIDQYLSVFEKHFEIEKEKMAVFTGFVAPEKRAELWKNAKIIFSTPQGLENDVISSKIDLSEVSLLGVDEAHRAVGDYAYVFIAKMYNKLAKYPRILALTASPGSDLAKIEEVCKNLFIEEIEVRTNESEDVKPYIQEVKIDWVKVELPPPFKEVQKYLQHFLDERLKNLKKWGILRRTELRFVSKKDLIMLQGELRGRMLSGDKDFVVLTAISVLAEIMKIYHALELLETQGIITLHKYFEKLLEEEKAGKTKAIKNIVKDEDFKSALFKAQKLYDEQVEHPKLIELQKIVQKEVKDEAGIKIIVFNQYRDNAVDIAYKLNKIEGVKAKIFVGQLKKGDTGLTQKEQKKIMDEFRNDEFNLLISTSIGEEGLDVPSVNLVIFYEPIPSAIRTIQRKGRTGRLEKGKVVMLMTADTRDEAYRWSAHHKEKKMYKHLNNIKEKISFVLRQEKPLNNFVKMEKIRIYADYREKGSGVIKELVDLNVDLKLEKLETADYLLSSRCAVEFKNVEDFVNSIIDGRLLEQLKDLKQNYERPLVVVEGTEDIYSIRNVHANAIRGMLATIAVSYGIPILFTRNFKETALFLKMIAGREQEETGSDFSMHGSKKPLTLKEQQEYVVSSLPGIGSGLAKPLLKHFKTVKSIVNASEDDLQDVEKIGPEKAKKIREVADKEYEE, from the coding sequence ATGATAAAAGACTTTGTTCCCAGGCTCTATCAGGAGACTATTTTTGCAACAGCATCGAGGAAGAATACATTAGTTGTGCTGCCGACTGGAATGGGCAAGACAAATATATTTCTGATGCTGGCTGCGCACAGATTAACGCAGTTTCCAAATTCTAAAATATTGTTTATTGGCCCTACTCGGCCTCTTATTGACCAGTATCTTTCTGTTTTTGAGAAGCATTTTGAGATTGAGAAGGAGAAGATGGCTGTTTTTACTGGCTTTGTAGCTCCTGAAAAAAGGGCAGAGCTGTGGAAGAATGCAAAAATCATTTTTTCCACTCCGCAAGGGCTGGAAAATGATGTGATTTCCAGCAAGATCGATTTATCTGAAGTTTCTCTGCTGGGAGTTGATGAAGCGCACCGCGCTGTTGGTGATTATGCTTATGTTTTTATTGCAAAGATGTACAATAAATTGGCAAAATATCCCAGAATATTGGCATTGACTGCTTCTCCAGGAAGTGATTTGGCGAAAATAGAAGAAGTCTGCAAAAATCTGTTTATAGAAGAGATTGAAGTAAGGACAAATGAAAGCGAGGATGTGAAGCCGTACATACAGGAAGTTAAGATTGACTGGGTTAAAGTGGAACTGCCTCCGCCATTCAAGGAAGTGCAGAAATATCTGCAGCATTTTCTTGATGAAAGATTGAAGAATCTGAAGAAATGGGGCATATTGAGGAGAACAGAGTTAAGGTTTGTAAGTAAAAAGGATTTGATTATGCTGCAGGGCGAACTCAGGGGAAGGATGCTTTCCGGAGACAAGGATTTTGTTGTTCTGACTGCAATATCTGTTTTAGCTGAAATTATGAAGATTTATCATGCTCTTGAGCTTTTGGAAACACAGGGAATAATTACGTTGCACAAATATTTTGAAAAGCTGCTTGAAGAAGAGAAAGCGGGAAAAACAAAGGCGATCAAGAACATTGTGAAAGACGAGGATTTTAAGAGCGCATTATTTAAAGCGCAGAAGCTTTATGACGAGCAGGTTGAGCATCCTAAATTAATTGAATTGCAGAAGATTGTTCAGAAAGAAGTTAAAGATGAGGCTGGCATAAAAATAATTGTGTTTAACCAATACAGAGATAATGCTGTTGACATTGCTTATAAATTGAACAAAATTGAAGGTGTTAAAGCGAAAATATTTGTAGGGCAACTGAAGAAAGGCGATACTGGATTGACGCAGAAAGAGCAGAAGAAGATAATGGATGAGTTTAGGAATGATGAGTTTAATTTGCTTATTTCGACCTCAATTGGCGAGGAAGGATTAGATGTGCCATCTGTAAATCTGGTTATCTTTTACGAGCCGATTCCTTCTGCTATAAGAACAATACAAAGGAAGGGACGAACCGGAAGATTAGAGAAAGGAAAGGTTGTGATGCTGATGACTGCTGATACAAGGGATGAAGCTTACAGGTGGAGCGCACATCATAAAGAGAAAAAAATGTACAAGCATTTAAATAACATCAAAGAAAAGATAAGCTTTGTGCTTCGGCAGGAGAAGCCGCTTAATAATTTTGTTAAAATGGAAAAAATAAGGATATACGCTGATTACAGGGAAAAGGGTTCCGGGGTTATAAAAGAATTGGTTGACTTAAATGTCGATCTTAAGCTTGAGAAGCTTGAAACTGCAGATTATTTGTTGAGCTCAAGATGCGCGGTGGAATTTAAAAATGTTGAAGATTTTGTGAATTCAATAATTGACGGAAGATTACTGGAGCAGCTGAAGGATCTGAAGCAGAATTATGAAAGGCCGCTTGTTGTTGTTGAAGGAACTGAGGATATTTATTCTATAAGGAATGTGCATGCAAATGCCATAAGAGGGATGCTTGCAACCATTGCTGTTTCTTACGGGATTCCGATATTGTTTACGCGTAATTTCAAGGAGACTGCTTTGTTCTTGAAGATGATTGCTGGACGTGAGCAGGAAGAGACTGGAAGCGATTTCTCAATGCACGGATCAAAGAAGCCATTGACACTGAAAGAGCAGCAGGAGTATGTTGTTTCATCTCTTCCTGGAATTGGATCAGGACTGGCCAAGCCTTTGCTGAAGCATTTCAAGACTGTGAAGAGCATTGTAAATGCTTCTGAAGATGATCTGCAGGATGTTGAGAAGATCGGGCCTGAGAAAGCGAAGAAGATCAGGGAAGTTGCTGATAAGGAGTATGAAGAATAG